Within Sorangiineae bacterium MSr11367, the genomic segment GATCGATCTCGCCGAAGCGCGGCATGTCGACGAAGGAGAAGGACGCGAGCTTGCCCAGCACGCGCGGGCGGGTCACCACGTAAAAGAGAACGTTGCTCGGCAAGAGCACGGCGTCGCCCGGCGCGACACGGGCGCGGTCCACGGCGTCGCCGTTGACCAGCATGGGGCAGCGACCGATGCGCTCGAGTTCGAGCTCGTGGCCACTGGATTGGGACGCGCGCACGCGCAGCTGTTGGCGCGACAGGCCGTCGCCCTGCAAGGGAGGTCGCAGGGCGATTGATCCGGGGCGCTGGCGCACGAACATGAGGTCGTCGCGGCCCCGCCCGAAGACGACGTCCTTCGCCCCCTCGGGCAGAAAAGCGACTTCGCCGACGCGATGCGGTTCGACCGCGGACCACGCCAACACGAGCGCGGGAGAGGCGGGCATCATCCCCACGTCCGTATTGTAACCGAGAACGACGCTAGAACCAGCGCGTGTGCTCGCTTACGAGCCGGACCAGGGTACGGTCGAAATCGAACTTGAATTGCGCGATGTTACGGCGCTTCTCATCCGTATCGCCCTCCATGGGGATGCCGCCCAAATCGAAGCTCGTGCATCCCAAATCGCGTGCCCACCGGATGGCCGCGAGGAAGGGGAGCACCATCTTCGAAAAAGAACGGTGGGAGCGATCAGAGGCGCCGAGCACGAAGGTGGCCACGCTGCCGTGACGCAACATGAGCGCTGCGGCAACGACATCGCCCTCGTGCTCGCACACGAAGAGCCCCGCCGGTCCGCTCGGGGCGAGTTGCCCTTCGAGGCGCTCGAAGTAGAGGTCCGGCTTCTTCGACATCCCTTGGCCGGACATCAACTCGCCATGCAGGCGGCGGAGCGCCGGGAGATCGACGGCGGTGCCCATGCGGGCGCGCGCGCCGGCTTTCTCTGCCTGCTTCAATTTTCGGCGCAGGGTGGCGCGGTCGCCGCCGGCGAGGATCTCGGCCTCGGTGCGCTCGCCCAGTGCGAGGCGCAAGGTGGCGATGTGCGCGCCGTCGGCCTGCTGCGTGTTGGTGAACCGCTCGCGATCGAGGGCGCGTTCGACGGCGTCGGCCTCGGCGTCGGTCCAGTACGGCATGATGGAGAGGCGCGCGATGCCGTGCAGCCGCGTTCGCGCGACGAGGGCACGCGCCACACGGCCGACCCGTTCGGGATCGTCGCACACCGGTCCGCGGTCCATGTGCGCGACCGGCGCTAGGAGGTAGCGCGCGGCCCGCGGGCGGAGCAAGAGGCCCGCACCCACGGTTTTTCCACCGTCGCGTGCGAGAAACCACCGCACGGTGAGGGGCCGGCCCGCGGTCGCGACGGAACTCCACGAGCGCGCCTGCGAATAGTGTCCACCGCGCGCAGTGGCGACGAAGGCGTCGTATTCCTCCGCCTCGACGGGGGAGAGGGTTTCTTTCAACAAGACGCGCATGGGTCAGCTCTCGATGGCCATCATCCGCACCGTGTGCGGCGGCACGACGAGATCGAAGCCACCGGCGGTGCGGGCGATGCGCCGTGCACGCGGGGCCATCAAGTCGACCAGCGCACCGGCCCCGGGAAGGGCCACGCGTGCGCTCACCTCGGCCGCGGTGGGGTTCATGAAGAAGGCGACCTTGGCGGTACCGCGTTCGTCTTCGTGCACGGCGACGAAGATGTCGTCGGGCGCGTGCGGGTACGTGGGCAATGCGAGCTCCTCGATGCGCCGCGCGACGAGGGAATCGGCCTGGGCCATTTCCTCGAGCGGTTCGAGCTCGATGGCGCCGCGCTCGTAGGGCACGTCGAGCCGCCGCAGGCTGCCATCGCGATCCGGGATGCGCGGCCCGACGGTGACGCGGGTGCCTTCGGTGTTCGCCGCCAAGAGCAGAGAGGCCCAGAGCTCGCGCTTGACGCCGCCGGCGGTCGCGCAAATGAGCCAGCGGGCATCGCGCGTGCTGACGTCGAAGGTCTCGCCGCCCGCGTACGCAAAGGGAACACCGCGCGCGGAGAGGGCGCGCTCGAAGGCGCGCAGGTACGCTTCGGCGTCGAGGGTGGGGGCGCCTCCGCCGAGGCCGAAGTCGTCCTCGAGGCAGCTCTCGCGAAAGCCGGCGCCAATGACGTGGAACATGGCCGGCGTCATCGGCCCGAAGGCGTGGGTGGCCCGCGCAAGACGGCGCAGGGAGCGCGGGACCACGAGCCGCACGGGCGCGCGCCGCGTGAGCGTGTGGAAGCGCGTCTGCTCGAGCGCCCGCGAAAGCGCCTCGAAGCGATCGGCGAAGGGCCGGCGGCGACCTTGCGGATCGATGGGCGCGCCGACCCAGCGATCGCGCTCGACGGCCATGTACAGGTTGTAGCCGCGCAGGCCGTAGGCCATGGCGGCCATCAAGGTGTAAATCGAGTCGTCCTCGGTGAGCGGCGAGAAGAACGGCGGAAAGCCCGCGCCCACTTCGGCGCCGTACGGTGGCGCCCCCATGCCGGCGCAGCGCGAGACGAGCTCGCTGGTGCGGCGCAGGATGGCCACGTGATCTTGCGGCGTGGCCCGGTGGTAGTAATCGAGCCCGATGAGATCGAGCTCGATGCGCCCGGCATTGAGCGGCGTGACCGCCTCGGCCAAGGGAAAGTTGTGC encodes:
- a CDS encoding GNAT family N-acetyltransferase produces the protein MRVLLKETLSPVEAEEYDAFVATARGGHYSQARSWSSVATAGRPLTVRWFLARDGGKTVGAGLLLRPRAARYLLAPVAHMDRGPVCDDPERVGRVARALVARTRLHGIARLSIMPYWTDAEADAVERALDRERFTNTQQADGAHIATLRLALGERTEAEILAGGDRATLRRKLKQAEKAGARARMGTAVDLPALRRLHGELMSGQGMSKKPDLYFERLEGQLAPSGPAGLFVCEHEGDVVAAALMLRHGSVATFVLGASDRSHRSFSKMVLPFLAAIRWARDLGCTSFDLGGIPMEGDTDEKRRNIAQFKFDFDRTLVRLVSEHTRWF
- a CDS encoding beta-galactosidase, which encodes MPESRTRSLRARRLKIDPGEPVSQRAPQIARVRLHPHGLELPTGGPHTERASSVLPLYAGSMHYWRHHPSTWAAGLDAMREMGLLLVDTYVPWGVHEREPGVYDFGTKEPRHDVGRFLRMAHERGLRAVVRPGPHINAELTYFGLPERIVWDRACQARTPRDNPVMLPIVPVAFPVPSYASRVFHAEVERWFDRVAKELAPLRYPEGPIVLVQIDNEGALYFRDGAYDQDYHPDAIVLFRRFLRGKYRTPRELRAAWGQSDLSFSTVTPPVRFEATTADDLVRHMDWMEFHEHLLAGAMQRMARTLVASGFDGLPTMHNFPLAEAVTPLNAGRIELDLIGLDYYHRATPQDHVAILRRTSELVSRCAGMGAPPYGAEVGAGFPPFFSPLTEDDSIYTLMAAMAYGLRGYNLYMAVERDRWVGAPIDPQGRRRPFADRFEALSRALEQTRFHTLTRRAPVRLVVPRSLRRLARATHAFGPMTPAMFHVIGAGFRESCLEDDFGLGGGAPTLDAEAYLRAFERALSARGVPFAYAGGETFDVSTRDARWLICATAGGVKRELWASLLLAANTEGTRVTVGPRIPDRDGSLRRLDVPYERGAIELEPLEEMAQADSLVARRIEELALPTYPHAPDDIFVAVHEDERGTAKVAFFMNPTAAEVSARVALPGAGALVDLMAPRARRIARTAGGFDLVVPPHTVRMMAIES